One segment of Amycolatopsis alba DSM 44262 DNA contains the following:
- a CDS encoding FAD-binding oxidoreductase, whose translation MELDRRTVLRLAGAVPVLAAVPLPDGGDEWERLRARLAGTLFRPGDPGYDKARLGFFSLYDHRLPAGVAVCANEDDVRRCVDFAARLRIPIAARSGGHSYVGYSIVDRGLIVDLSRLSRVEILPGGRAAIGAGAVLGRVYEALAAAGRALPAGSCPQVGIAGLTLGGGIGVLGRKYGLTCDRVESVRFVGADGKLRLVSAETAPDLLWALRGGGGGNFGIVTSFVFKTEPARTLTNFTLTFPPAVLADLVAAWQEWQPAMPDELWSGMGLGSAAVNCGGCFVGRAVQLNPLLDDLVRRVGTEPLTREVKEQGHLATMRSFAEEVQFPAAVDQRGEYVATSRMLTHPVPDPGALAALLTSDPQLYSIVDTYGGAIARVPSGESCFPHRSALGSIQITRGLDGGVAKARQEIGRVRDELGREYGQAGYVNYIDPEMPDWAKAYYGESLPRLRRVARKYDPDGLFAFEQGLAR comes from the coding sequence ATGGAGCTCGACAGGCGAACGGTGTTACGGCTGGCAGGCGCGGTCCCGGTGCTCGCGGCGGTGCCCTTGCCCGACGGCGGGGACGAATGGGAGCGGCTGCGCGCCAGATTGGCGGGCACGCTGTTCCGGCCGGGAGACCCCGGCTACGACAAGGCGAGGCTCGGATTTTTTTCGCTGTACGACCATCGGCTGCCTGCCGGTGTCGCAGTATGTGCGAACGAGGACGACGTCCGGCGCTGTGTGGATTTCGCGGCCAGGCTGCGGATTCCGATCGCGGCCCGCTCCGGCGGGCACAGTTACGTCGGCTATTCCATAGTGGACAGAGGGCTCATCGTCGATCTGTCGCGGCTTTCGCGCGTCGAGATCCTGCCCGGTGGACGGGCGGCGATCGGCGCGGGCGCGGTACTCGGCCGGGTGTACGAGGCGCTGGCGGCGGCGGGCCGCGCACTGCCCGCGGGCAGTTGCCCGCAGGTCGGCATCGCGGGCCTGACCCTCGGCGGCGGGATCGGCGTCCTGGGCCGTAAATACGGGCTGACCTGCGACAGGGTCGAGTCCGTGCGCTTCGTCGGCGCGGACGGGAAGCTGCGCCTGGTGTCGGCGGAGACCGCGCCGGACCTGCTGTGGGCGTTGCGTGGTGGCGGCGGTGGCAACTTCGGCATCGTCACGTCGTTCGTTTTCAAGACCGAGCCCGCGCGCACGCTGACGAACTTCACGCTGACCTTCCCGCCCGCCGTACTCGCCGACCTGGTCGCGGCGTGGCAGGAATGGCAGCCCGCGATGCCGGACGAACTGTGGTCCGGGATGGGCCTCGGATCGGCCGCGGTGAACTGCGGTGGCTGTTTCGTGGGGCGAGCCGTGCAGCTGAATCCGCTGCTCGACGACCTCGTCCGCCGGGTCGGCACCGAGCCGCTCACCCGCGAGGTGAAGGAACAAGGCCACCTCGCCACCATGCGTTCCTTCGCCGAGGAGGTCCAGTTTCCCGCCGCTGTCGATCAGCGCGGGGAGTACGTGGCCACTTCGAGGATGCTGACCCATCCGGTGCCCGACCCCGGCGCGCTGGCGGCGTTGCTGACGAGTGATCCGCAGCTGTACTCGATCGTGGACACGTACGGCGGCGCGATCGCGCGGGTGCCGTCGGGCGAGTCGTGCTTCCCGCACCGGTCGGCACTGGGCAGCATCCAGATCACCCGCGGCCTGGACGGTGGCGTCGCGAAGGCGCGGCAGGAGATCGGCCGGGTGCGGGACGAGCTCGGCCGGGAGTACGGGCAGGCCGGGTACGTCAACTACATCGACCCGGAGATGCCGGACTGGGCGAAGGCGTACTACGGCGAAAGCCTGCCGCGGCTGCGGCGGGTGGCGCGCAAGTACGACCCGGACGGCCTGTTCGCCTTCGAACAGGGACTGGCTCGCTGA
- the pdxS gene encoding pyridoxal 5'-phosphate synthase lyase subunit PdxS produces MSDDSTNTATISLTGTARVKRGMAEMLKGGVIMDVVTAEQAKIAEDAGAVAVMALERVPADIRAQGGVARMSDPDLIDGIIEAVSIPVMAKARIGHFVEAQLLQSLGVDYIDESEVLTPADYENHIDKWAFTVPFVCGATNLGEALRRINEGAAMIRSKGEAGTGDVSNATTHMRKIRAELRRLSSLPEDELYVAAKELQAPYDLVKEVAEKGKLPVVLFTAGGIATPADAAMMMQLGAEGVFVGSGIFKAGNPAQRAEAIVKATTFHDDPDVIAKVSRGLGEAMVGINVSDVPEPHRLAERGW; encoded by the coding sequence GTGTCTGACGACTCCACGAACACGGCCACCATCTCGCTCACCGGCACCGCCAGGGTCAAGCGCGGCATGGCGGAGATGCTCAAGGGCGGTGTGATCATGGACGTGGTCACCGCCGAGCAGGCGAAGATCGCCGAAGACGCCGGCGCCGTCGCGGTGATGGCGCTCGAGCGGGTCCCCGCGGACATCCGCGCGCAGGGCGGCGTCGCCCGGATGAGCGACCCGGATCTGATCGACGGCATCATCGAGGCCGTCTCGATCCCCGTCATGGCGAAGGCCCGCATCGGCCACTTCGTCGAGGCGCAGCTGCTGCAGTCGCTCGGCGTCGACTACATCGACGAGTCCGAGGTGCTGACCCCGGCCGACTACGAGAACCACATCGACAAGTGGGCCTTCACCGTGCCCTTCGTCTGTGGTGCGACCAACCTCGGTGAGGCGCTGCGCCGGATCAACGAGGGCGCGGCGATGATCCGTTCGAAGGGCGAGGCCGGCACCGGCGACGTCTCGAACGCGACCACGCACATGCGCAAGATCCGCGCGGAGCTGCGTCGCCTCTCCTCGCTGCCCGAGGACGAGCTTTATGTTGCGGCGAAAGAACTTCAGGCCCCGTACGACCTCGTCAAGGAGGTCGCGGAGAAGGGCAAGCTCCCCGTCGTGCTGTTCACCGCGGGCGGTATCGCGACCCCGGCCGACGCCGCGATGATGATGCAGCTCGGCGCCGAAGGCGTGTTCGTCGGTTCCGGCATCTTCAAGGCGGGCAACCCGGCGCAGCGCGCCGAGGCGATCGTCAAGGCCACCACGTTCCACGACGACCCGGACGTCATCGCGAAGGTCTCGCGCGGCCTCGGGGAAGCGATGGTCGGCATCAACGTTTCGGATGTGCCCGAGCCGCACCGGCTGGCCGAGCGCGGCTGGTAG
- a CDS encoding P1 family peptidase, which produces MTRARDLGIPLPGRTGELNALTDVPGVEVGFTTLVEGDSVRTGVTAVLPRGRGDFAVPCAAGTYALNGNGEMTGTAWLAETGSLTLPVLITSTHAVGACHRGVIDWVVRERPDVAAEWLLPVVAETWDGYLNDSTAPTVHGGHAIAAIDAARTGPVREGSVGGGTGMTCYGFKGGTGTASRVVSYGDDEYTVGALVQANFGSRRELTVAGEHVGLELGADNPMEEEWSAPSGAGSVIVIVGTDAPLLPGQCTSLARRVPLGLARTGTTGSHFSGDLFLAFSTANPGALTSRFPRTEEAEYENLRFIPWGRLDPFFEAVVQATEEAVLNALFANEEMTGHRGHRVPAVPEARWRG; this is translated from the coding sequence ATGACCCGCGCCCGCGATCTGGGTATCCCGCTGCCCGGCCGGACCGGCGAGCTCAACGCGCTCACCGACGTCCCCGGCGTCGAGGTCGGCTTCACGACACTCGTCGAAGGCGATTCGGTGCGCACCGGTGTCACCGCCGTCCTGCCGCGCGGACGTGGGGACTTCGCCGTGCCGTGCGCCGCCGGGACGTACGCCCTCAACGGCAACGGCGAGATGACCGGCACCGCTTGGCTGGCCGAGACCGGGTCGCTGACCCTGCCGGTGCTGATCACCTCCACGCACGCCGTCGGCGCGTGTCATCGTGGCGTGATCGACTGGGTGGTGCGCGAACGGCCCGACGTCGCGGCCGAATGGCTGCTGCCGGTGGTCGCGGAAACCTGGGACGGCTACCTGAACGACAGCACCGCGCCGACCGTCCACGGTGGACACGCGATCGCCGCGATCGACGCCGCGAGGACCGGGCCGGTGCGCGAAGGCTCCGTCGGCGGCGGCACCGGGATGACGTGTTACGGCTTCAAGGGCGGCACCGGCACGGCCTCCCGCGTCGTGTCCTATGGGGACGACGAGTACACCGTGGGTGCGTTGGTACAGGCCAACTTCGGCTCGCGCCGTGAGCTCACCGTCGCGGGCGAGCACGTCGGCCTGGAACTCGGGGCCGACAACCCGATGGAGGAGGAATGGTCGGCGCCGTCGGGCGCGGGTTCGGTGATCGTGATCGTGGGGACCGACGCTCCCCTGCTGCCCGGCCAGTGCACGTCGCTCGCGCGCCGGGTCCCGCTCGGTCTCGCCCGCACCGGCACCACGGGCTCGCATTTCTCCGGTGATCTCTTCCTCGCGTTCAGCACGGCGAATCCCGGCGCGCTCACCAGCCGGTTCCCCCGGACGGAAGAGGCCGAGTACGAGAACCTCCGGTTCATCCCGTGGGGCAGGCTCGACCCGTTCTTCGAAGCCGTGGTGCAGGCGACCGAGGAGGCGGTGCTCAACGCGCTGTTCGCGAACGAGGAGATGACCGGCCATCGGGGTCACCGGGTCCCCGCGGTGCCGGAGGCGCGCTGGCGCGGCTGA
- a CDS encoding DUF6892 domain-containing protein, which translates to MSKSIQFCDRNFKIAVVQELMYNQELLPRFSLREYAAEQGFSYDDGSVEAVSEALAYFDALEVPVELAENVTELEMDGGNEIYLEIAPNWDGEDGLFDVDEFADLEHFPKLKSMTLLYTGNDEALETLRARGIEADWL; encoded by the coding sequence ATGAGCAAGTCGATCCAGTTCTGCGACCGCAACTTCAAGATCGCCGTGGTCCAGGAGCTGATGTACAACCAGGAACTCCTGCCGAGGTTCAGCCTGCGGGAGTACGCCGCCGAGCAGGGTTTCAGCTACGACGACGGGAGCGTCGAGGCGGTATCCGAGGCTCTGGCTTACTTCGACGCGCTCGAGGTTCCCGTCGAGCTCGCGGAGAACGTCACTGAGCTCGAGATGGACGGCGGCAACGAGATCTACCTGGAGATCGCGCCGAACTGGGATGGCGAGGACGGGCTGTTCGACGTCGACGAGTTCGCCGACCTCGAGCACTTTCCCAAGCTGAAGTCGATGACGCTGCTCTACACGGGCAACGACGAGGCGCTGGAGACGTTGCGGGCGCGCGGCATCGAGGCGGACTGGCTCTGA
- a CDS encoding APC family permease: MSTPALRRGLRTLGTLLITLSAISPASSVFIIAPGVISGAGTGAFYSFVAAAVVGVFMAFVYAELASAFPLAGGEYAIVTRTLGRLPGFAVLGLMIITQVLIVAVIALGVGTYLGVLLPGVPGPVIAAVTCVVAAVVGVFDIKLNAWVTGIFLAIEILALIVVSALGLFNPARSFSELLAHPVASDGSPATVGAIAIATSVAIFAYNGYGSAVYFGEETQDASRGIARAILMALGITVLAELIPVTAVLLGAPDLNALFASENMLSYFIGSRGGGTLDTVLGLAVALAIINAVLAIVLISSRMLFSSGRDSAWPSPVNRALSAVHPKFGTPWVATVGTGLVAALLCFVDPKLLLVVTSTSIVAVYAALCLGAIIGRRTGATSHAKYRMPWFPVAPVLALAVLVFVVYQNLLDPAVGRPSLIVTACVVLLSIGYYLLVLRRKGGWKLADVTEEKSDEPAA, translated from the coding sequence GTGTCCACTCCCGCCCTGCGCCGCGGTCTGCGCACCCTCGGCACGCTGCTCATCACGCTCTCCGCGATCAGCCCCGCCTCGTCGGTCTTCATCATCGCGCCGGGGGTGATCTCCGGCGCCGGGACGGGCGCCTTCTACAGCTTCGTGGCCGCCGCGGTCGTCGGCGTGTTCATGGCCTTCGTCTACGCCGAGCTCGCGTCGGCGTTCCCGCTGGCAGGCGGCGAGTACGCGATCGTCACCCGCACGCTCGGCCGATTGCCGGGGTTCGCCGTACTGGGCCTGATGATCATCACCCAGGTGCTCATCGTCGCGGTGATCGCGCTCGGCGTAGGCACCTACCTCGGCGTGCTCCTGCCCGGCGTGCCCGGCCCGGTCATCGCCGCCGTGACCTGCGTGGTCGCGGCCGTGGTCGGGGTGTTCGACATCAAGCTCAACGCCTGGGTGACCGGGATCTTCCTGGCGATCGAGATCCTCGCGCTGATCGTGGTCAGCGCCCTCGGCCTGTTCAATCCGGCGCGGTCGTTCAGCGAGTTGCTCGCGCATCCGGTCGCTTCCGACGGGAGCCCGGCCACGGTCGGCGCCATCGCGATCGCCACTTCGGTCGCGATCTTCGCCTACAACGGCTACGGCTCGGCGGTGTACTTCGGCGAGGAGACGCAGGACGCCTCCCGCGGGATCGCCCGCGCGATCCTGATGGCGCTCGGCATCACGGTGCTCGCCGAACTGATCCCGGTGACCGCGGTCCTGCTCGGCGCGCCCGATCTGAACGCGTTGTTCGCCTCGGAGAACATGCTGTCCTACTTCATCGGCTCGCGCGGCGGCGGAACACTCGACACGGTGCTCGGCCTGGCGGTCGCGCTCGCGATCATCAACGCGGTGCTGGCGATCGTGCTGATCAGCTCGCGGATGCTGTTCAGCAGCGGCAGGGACAGCGCGTGGCCGTCGCCGGTGAACCGGGCGCTGTCCGCGGTGCATCCGAAGTTCGGGACGCCGTGGGTGGCCACCGTCGGCACCGGCCTGGTGGCCGCGCTGCTCTGCTTCGTCGATCCGAAACTGCTGCTGGTGGTGACGAGCACGTCGATCGTGGCGGTCTACGCGGCGCTGTGCCTCGGTGCGATCATCGGCCGCCGCACCGGCGCCACCTCGCACGCGAAGTACCGGATGCCGTGGTTCCCGGTCGCGCCGGTGCTGGCGCTGGCCGTGCTGGTGTTCGTGGTCTATCAGAACCTGCTCGACCCGGCGGTGGGACGGCCGAGCCTGATCGTCACGGCCTGCGTCGTCCTGCTGTCGATCGGGTACTACCTCCTGGTGCTGCGGCGGAAGGGCGGCTGGAAGCTCGCCGACGTCACCGAAGAGAAGTCCGACGAGCCTGCCGCCTGA
- a CDS encoding elongation factor G-like protein EF-G2, whose translation MADKQSKNGDSGAAVAVDDPAKVRNVVLVGPSGSGKTTLAEALLAASGTVTRAGSVVEGTTVCDHDPAAVRQQRSVGLSVAPVLHQDHKINLIDTPGYADFVGELRAGLRAADAALFVVCAAEGVDAATVAVWEECAAVGMPRAVVVSRLDHHRADLEGEIAACQAAFGSGVLPLYLPARDGLVGLITRRYFDYSKGFPPEIGEPDGDDLARMTEARNELIEGVIAESEDESLMDRYLSGEEIPEDTLIADLETAVARGSFHPVIPVCATTGIGIAEVLDGIVRAFPSPLEHVPPEVTSPNGEPHAGLRADPDGPLAAEVVRTAVDSYVGRVSLVRVFSGTLRPERPVHVSGHGLTERGHEDHDADERVAHLYSPLGANLREVPYCVAGDLCALTKVGSAETGDTVSSPEEPLIMKPWTMPEPLLPVAVIAKTRSDEDTLARNLSRLVAGDPTLRLDRNAETNQLVLWCMGEAHADVVLSRLRAGGADVDTEPVRISLRSTFAGPGRGHGRHVKQSGGHGQFAVCDIEVQPLPRGSGFEFVDKVVGGSVPHQFIPSVEKGVRAQAQRGLLDGHPLIDIRVTLVDGKAHSVDSSDAAFQTAGALALKEAAAAGKIALLEPLEEVAVRLPDEHLGTVLGDLSSRRGRVLGTESDEGGRTIIHAEVPAVELLRYAIDLRSLTSGTATFTRRHARFEPMPEGAIAT comes from the coding sequence ATGGCCGACAAACAGAGCAAGAACGGAGACTCCGGGGCCGCCGTCGCTGTGGACGACCCGGCGAAAGTACGCAACGTCGTCCTGGTCGGCCCGTCAGGATCAGGCAAGACGACACTCGCCGAAGCACTGCTCGCCGCGTCCGGCACGGTGACGCGGGCGGGCTCCGTCGTGGAGGGGACCACGGTCTGCGACCACGACCCCGCCGCGGTCCGGCAGCAACGGTCGGTCGGCCTTTCGGTCGCGCCGGTGCTGCACCAGGACCACAAGATCAACCTCATCGACACCCCCGGCTACGCCGATTTCGTCGGCGAACTACGTGCCGGGCTCCGCGCCGCCGACGCGGCGCTGTTCGTGGTCTGCGCGGCGGAAGGCGTCGACGCGGCCACGGTCGCGGTCTGGGAAGAGTGCGCCGCCGTCGGAATGCCGCGGGCGGTGGTCGTCTCCCGGCTGGACCATCATCGCGCCGACCTCGAAGGCGAGATCGCGGCCTGCCAGGCCGCCTTCGGTTCCGGTGTCCTTCCGCTGTACCTGCCCGCGCGCGACGGGCTCGTCGGGCTCATCACGCGCCGCTACTTCGACTACTCGAAGGGCTTCCCGCCAGAGATCGGCGAGCCGGACGGGGACGATCTCGCCCGGATGACCGAGGCACGCAACGAATTGATCGAAGGTGTCATCGCCGAGAGCGAGGACGAGTCCCTGATGGACCGGTACCTCTCCGGCGAGGAGATCCCCGAAGACACCCTGATCGCGGACCTCGAGACCGCCGTCGCCCGCGGCTCCTTCCATCCGGTGATCCCGGTGTGCGCGACGACCGGGATCGGGATCGCCGAAGTCCTCGACGGGATCGTGCGCGCGTTCCCCTCACCGCTGGAGCACGTCCCGCCGGAAGTCACCTCACCCAACGGTGAGCCGCACGCGGGTCTCCGCGCCGACCCCGACGGTCCCTTGGCGGCCGAGGTGGTCCGGACCGCGGTCGACTCCTACGTCGGCCGGGTGTCGCTGGTGCGGGTGTTCTCCGGGACGCTCCGCCCGGAGCGGCCTGTGCACGTCTCGGGCCACGGTCTCACCGAACGCGGGCACGAAGACCACGACGCTGACGAACGGGTCGCGCATCTGTACTCACCGCTCGGCGCGAACCTGCGCGAAGTGCCGTACTGCGTCGCGGGCGACCTCTGCGCGCTCACCAAGGTCGGCTCGGCCGAGACGGGCGACACCGTCTCCTCACCCGAAGAACCGCTGATCATGAAACCGTGGACCATGCCGGAACCGCTGCTGCCGGTCGCCGTCATCGCGAAGACGCGCAGCGACGAGGACACGCTGGCACGCAACCTTTCCCGGCTCGTCGCGGGCGATCCGACGCTGCGGCTGGACCGCAACGCCGAGACCAACCAGCTCGTGCTGTGGTGCATGGGCGAGGCCCACGCCGACGTCGTGCTGTCGCGGCTGCGCGCGGGAGGCGCCGACGTGGACACCGAACCCGTCCGCATCAGCCTGCGTTCGACCTTCGCCGGACCGGGGCGTGGGCACGGGCGGCACGTCAAGCAGTCCGGCGGGCACGGCCAGTTCGCCGTCTGCGACATCGAAGTCCAGCCGCTGCCGAGGGGTTCGGGTTTCGAATTCGTGGACAAGGTCGTCGGCGGTTCGGTGCCCCACCAGTTCATCCCGAGCGTCGAGAAGGGGGTCCGGGCCCAGGCTCAGCGAGGGCTCCTCGACGGCCATCCGCTGATCGACATCCGCGTGACGCTCGTCGACGGGAAAGCGCACAGTGTCGACTCGTCGGACGCCGCTTTCCAGACGGCAGGCGCGCTGGCGCTGAAGGAGGCCGCCGCCGCGGGCAAGATCGCGTTGCTCGAACCGCTCGAAGAAGTGGCCGTGCGGCTTCCGGACGAGCATCTGGGCACCGTGCTGGGTGACCTCTCGTCCCGGCGGGGCCGCGTGCTCGGCACCGAATCGGACGAGGGCGGCCGCACGATCATCCACGCCGAGGTCCCCGCGGTGGAGCTCCTGCGCTACGCCATCGACCTGCGTTCACTGACCTCGGGCACGGCGACGTTCACCCGCAGGCACGCCCGGTTCGAGCCGATGCCGGAAGGAGCGATCGCGACCTAG
- a CDS encoding TetR/AcrR family transcriptional regulator has protein sequence MARPSKAPERRAELIEVARRAVLDRGVLNLRLRDIAEGAGLSSGSVLYYFPTLADLLQEVQREAVARFCSARERAASAKTDPGERLLSMIRSGLPTGPGDELCVLLYELGTIARRDPVYAARHITLYEQQVRIYTGILEAGAATGEFTLTADAVSIARNLVALEDGYGLHLTQAVPTLETSTAEAMLLSYARTATSNPLEDRP, from the coding sequence ATGGCGAGACCGAGCAAGGCACCGGAACGACGGGCCGAACTGATCGAGGTGGCCAGACGGGCCGTCCTCGACCGCGGCGTGCTGAACCTGCGGCTGCGGGACATCGCCGAAGGCGCGGGCCTGTCGTCGGGTTCGGTCCTGTACTACTTCCCCACCCTCGCCGACCTGCTCCAGGAGGTGCAGCGTGAGGCGGTGGCGCGGTTCTGCTCGGCGCGGGAACGGGCCGCGAGCGCGAAGACGGACCCCGGCGAGCGGCTGCTCTCGATGATCCGCAGCGGCCTGCCCACCGGTCCCGGCGACGAACTGTGCGTGCTGCTCTACGAACTCGGCACGATCGCCCGCCGCGATCCCGTGTACGCCGCCCGGCACATCACGCTCTACGAGCAGCAGGTCCGGATCTACACCGGCATCCTCGAAGCGGGTGCCGCCACCGGCGAATTCACCCTGACCGCGGACGCGGTGTCGATCGCGCGGAACCTCGTCGCACTGGAAGACGGCTACGGCCTGCACCTCACCCAGGCCGTGCCGACGCTGGAAACCTCGACCGCCGAAGCGATGTTGCTCTCCTACGCCCGCACCGCGACTTCGAACCCCTTGGAGGACCGTCCATGA
- a CDS encoding glycosyltransferase family 4 protein, with amino-acid sequence MKIGIVCPYSFDVPGGVQGHVIDLAKALLARGHEVSVLAPADEDSDVPDFVVPAGKALGIPYNGSVARLQFGPVSYARVRRWIRDGDFDVLHLHEPAAPSLSLLALKVADGPIVATFHTATTRSRTLAAFQPVLRPLLEKITARIAVSALARRVQVEHAGGDAVEVPNGVDVDFFSRALPLDGYPRAGGTVGFVGRYTESRKGMSVLLEALRMLLPEFEELRLLVVGRGDADQLRREAGPELAPHIDLLGQVDDATKARALRSVDVYCAPNTGGESFGMILTEAMAAGTPVLASGLDSFRRVLDDGKAGMLTETGDAAALADGLRELLGDPARRASLAAAAGERVAMFDWSVVTTQVLRVYETAIAADPRRVGAGEREFSR; translated from the coding sequence ATGAAGATCGGGATCGTCTGCCCGTACTCGTTCGACGTGCCGGGCGGTGTGCAGGGCCATGTCATCGATCTCGCGAAGGCGCTTCTCGCGCGCGGGCACGAGGTCTCGGTCCTCGCTCCGGCGGACGAAGACTCCGACGTGCCGGATTTCGTGGTCCCCGCGGGGAAGGCGCTAGGGATCCCGTACAACGGCTCGGTCGCGCGGCTGCAGTTCGGCCCGGTGTCCTACGCCCGCGTGCGGCGGTGGATTCGCGACGGCGACTTCGACGTCCTGCACCTGCACGAACCCGCCGCACCGAGCCTTTCCCTGCTGGCGCTGAAGGTCGCGGACGGGCCGATCGTCGCGACCTTCCACACCGCGACGACCCGTTCGCGCACGCTCGCCGCGTTCCAGCCGGTGCTGCGGCCGCTGCTGGAGAAGATCACCGCGCGGATCGCGGTGTCGGCGCTGGCCCGCCGGGTCCAGGTCGAGCACGCCGGCGGTGACGCGGTCGAGGTGCCCAACGGCGTCGACGTCGACTTCTTCTCCCGCGCGCTCCCGCTGGACGGCTATCCGCGAGCGGGCGGCACCGTCGGGTTCGTCGGGCGGTACACCGAGTCCCGCAAGGGGATGAGTGTGCTGCTGGAGGCGTTGCGGATGCTGCTGCCGGAGTTCGAGGAGCTGCGGCTGCTGGTCGTCGGCCGTGGCGACGCCGACCAGTTGCGCCGCGAGGCGGGCCCGGAACTGGCGCCGCATATCGACCTGCTCGGCCAGGTCGACGACGCGACGAAGGCGCGTGCGTTGCGCAGCGTCGACGTCTACTGCGCGCCGAACACGGGCGGCGAGAGTTTCGGGATGATCCTCACCGAGGCGATGGCGGCGGGCACCCCGGTGCTGGCGAGCGGGCTGGACTCGTTCCGCCGGGTCCTCGACGACGGCAAGGCCGGGATGCTGACCGAAACCGGCGACGCGGCGGCGCTGGCCGACGGGCTGCGCGAGCTGCTCGGCGACCCGGCACGCCGGGCCTCGCTGGCAGCGGCCGCGGGGGAACGGGTCGCGATGTTCGACTGGTCCGTGGTCACCACGCAGGTCCTGCGGGTGTACGAGACGGCGATCGCCGCCGATCCCCGGCGGGTCGGCGCGGGGGAACGCGAGTTCAGCCGATGA
- a CDS encoding XdhC family protein, whose translation MSDRVLLAVFATPVASFLLRYGKDLGYTPVLFDPDGARVTDVDGDFESLTTVPELGPDTDVVVTDHNRPELGEALKAVLDRPTRWVGVLGNPRHAGPHVAALEALGVPDDEIARVHRPVGLNIGSRTPPEIAVATLAGLVADRNGRPGGFEF comes from the coding sequence GTGAGCGATCGCGTTCTGCTGGCCGTGTTCGCGACGCCGGTGGCGTCGTTCCTTCTGCGCTACGGCAAGGATCTCGGCTACACGCCGGTGTTGTTCGATCCGGACGGCGCACGGGTGACGGACGTCGACGGCGACTTCGAGTCCCTCACGACGGTGCCGGAACTCGGACCGGACACCGACGTGGTCGTCACCGATCACAACCGGCCCGAGCTCGGCGAAGCACTCAAGGCCGTACTCGACCGCCCGACCCGGTGGGTCGGGGTGCTGGGGAACCCGCGTCACGCCGGTCCGCATGTGGCCGCGCTCGAGGCGCTGGGGGTTCCGGACGACGAGATCGCCCGCGTGCATCGCCCGGTCGGGCTCAACATCGGCTCCCGCACGCCGCCCGAAATCGCCGTCGCCACCCTGGCCGGCCTGGTGGCGGACCGGAACGGCCGGCCAGGCGGCTTCGAGTTCTAG
- a CDS encoding 3,4-dihydroxy-2-butanone-4-phosphate synthase yields MFTGRIGELGAIEQIKGDVLHVRAPKSADRVHDGGSACVNGVRLTVRPVDGLLEAVLSTETRRRSTFDALAAGDPVNVETPLQVGDPLDGHLVQGYVDAVGKVIRIDDEGGARRIWLRPPQRLLDRLLAKSPIALDGVSVTIAEVLRDRISVVLLPMTRSATTLGDLKAGDRVNLELDLVGRLAEKAHPSAVGKALPRLPWAGRVDGRSGVEKVLRQLAAGGGVIVWDPETEGEGDVIFAGARLRPESFTFLLTEVCGFPAVPCAPEVLRRLEIAAMPGEGDRQGTAWSIPVDLAAGTGTGVSAAERAATVRKLADPDATAKDFLRPGHVFPLAARPGLLADRSGHTEATVALCAAAGLPPVGVCCEVMNPDGTMAGSADLEVAALRWGMPVVDMADLKAWL; encoded by the coding sequence ATGTTCACTGGGCGAATCGGCGAGCTTGGAGCCATCGAACAGATCAAGGGCGACGTGCTGCATGTGCGGGCGCCGAAGAGCGCGGACCGCGTCCACGACGGCGGATCGGCGTGTGTCAACGGAGTACGGCTCACCGTACGGCCGGTCGACGGTCTCCTGGAGGCGGTGCTCTCCACGGAAACCCGGCGCCGGTCGACGTTCGACGCGCTTGCCGCCGGGGACCCCGTCAACGTCGAGACGCCGCTTCAGGTCGGCGACCCGCTGGACGGCCACCTGGTCCAGGGCTACGTCGACGCCGTCGGCAAGGTGATCCGGATCGACGACGAAGGCGGTGCCCGCCGGATCTGGCTCCGGCCGCCGCAGCGTTTGCTGGACAGGCTGCTCGCGAAGTCCCCGATCGCCCTCGACGGCGTCAGCGTGACCATCGCCGAGGTACTGCGTGACCGGATTTCGGTCGTGCTGCTCCCGATGACCCGCTCGGCCACCACACTCGGCGATCTGAAGGCCGGAGACCGGGTGAATCTGGAACTCGACCTGGTCGGCCGTCTGGCGGAGAAGGCCCATCCTTCGGCGGTGGGCAAGGCATTGCCCCGGCTACCGTGGGCCGGTCGCGTCGACGGGCGCTCCGGTGTGGAGAAGGTACTGCGCCAGCTCGCCGCCGGTGGCGGTGTCATCGTCTGGGACCCGGAAACCGAAGGCGAGGGAGACGTCATCTTCGCCGGCGCCCGGCTCCGGCCCGAATCGTTCACCTTCCTGCTGACCGAGGTCTGCGGCTTTCCCGCGGTGCCGTGCGCGCCGGAAGTGCTGCGGCGCCTCGAAATCGCGGCGATGCCCGGTGAAGGCGACCGGCAGGGAACGGCATGGTCGATACCGGTCGACCTGGCCGCGGGCACGGGCACCGGCGTCTCCGCGGCCGAACGCGCCGCCACGGTGCGGAAACTGGCCGATCCGGACGCGACGGCCAAGGACTTTCTGCGTCCAGGGCACGTGTTCCCGCTCGCCGCCCGGCCGGGCTTGCTCGCAGACCGGTCCGGGCACACCGAAGCGACCGTCGCGTTGTGCGCCGCCGCAGGCCTTCCGCCGGTCGGCGTCTGCTGCGAAGTGATGAACCCCGACGGCACGATGGCGGGCAGCGCCGACCTCGAAGTGGCGGCGCTGCGCTGGGGAATGCCTGTGGTGGATATGGCTGATCTGAAAGCGTGGCTCTGA